A DNA window from Christiangramia salexigens contains the following coding sequences:
- a CDS encoding heavy metal translocating P-type ATPase, translating into MKHTYKITGMTCKGCRTHVEQTLAGVKNVEDVSVNLEKGEAEISMRKHIELEKFEAALQKAGGNYHIMMPGAHAKPMNHTYKITGMTCNGCRSHVEKTLNEVEGVIEAKVDLEKSEAEISMKEHISIKKFKQALKDGGGNYQILMPDEAPEKDNAQAANKSAKKEKGNGVWYCPMHCEGDKTYDKPGDCPVCGMDLVEEASIMPAATQYTCPMHPEVVEDAPGSCPICGMDLVPMEPQASSEDKAYKKLLRKFWISVAFTLPIFLIAMSEMLPGNPLYDIAGMKVWNWIQFGLSLPVVFYATWMFFERAYRSVKTWNLNMFTLIGIGAGVAWIFSLAGLIFPDFFPTQFKTEQGTVHVYFEAATVILTLVLLGQVLEARAHSRTNSAIKELLKLAPNTATRVKNGTEETIAVDKIEKGDVLRVKPGEKIPVDGFIEKGKSSIDESMITGEPIPVDKIEGDKVSSGTINGTQSFTMVADRVGDETLLAQIIKMVNEASRSQAPIQKLADRISAYFVPIVVMISVITFIIWAIYGPEPSYVYALVNAIAVLIIACPCALGLATPMSVMVGVGKGAQNGVLIKNARALEQMNEIDTLIIDKTGTITEGKPSVEHIVSVSEQYSDKELISIIASLNSQSEHPLALATVNYAKDQGLSYSEVTEFNSVTGKGVHAQFEGKRLAIGNDKMMHYEDAIIKDEIQQKVVTEQEKGKTVSYLAIDKKIVGYITISDAIKKTSKEALEELQAHGIEVIMLTGDNERTASAVAGELSLKNFKAGMVPQDKMEEVKKLQQQGRKVAMAGDGINDAPALAQADIGIAMGTGTDVAIESAEMTLVKGDLKGVLKAVRLSEKVMKNIKQNLFFALVYNTVGVPVAAGVLYPIFGLLLSPMIAALAMSFSSVSVIANALRLRTAKL; encoded by the coding sequence GTCGTTCGCATGTAGAAAAGACATTGAATGAAGTTGAGGGTGTTATTGAGGCGAAAGTTGATCTCGAAAAATCTGAGGCTGAGATCAGCATGAAAGAACATATAAGTATTAAAAAATTCAAGCAGGCACTTAAAGATGGCGGCGGGAATTATCAGATCCTTATGCCAGATGAAGCGCCTGAAAAAGATAATGCTCAGGCTGCAAACAAGTCAGCAAAGAAAGAAAAAGGTAATGGCGTTTGGTATTGCCCTATGCATTGTGAGGGCGATAAGACCTACGACAAACCGGGAGATTGCCCTGTTTGTGGTATGGACCTGGTAGAAGAGGCCAGTATTATGCCTGCAGCAACTCAATATACCTGTCCCATGCATCCCGAAGTTGTTGAGGATGCCCCGGGAAGTTGTCCTATTTGCGGGATGGATCTGGTTCCTATGGAACCCCAAGCTTCTTCTGAAGATAAGGCTTATAAGAAATTATTGCGGAAATTCTGGATCTCGGTAGCATTCACACTTCCAATTTTCCTTATTGCAATGTCTGAAATGCTGCCTGGCAATCCTTTATATGATATTGCCGGTATGAAGGTTTGGAACTGGATTCAGTTCGGCCTTTCGCTACCTGTGGTTTTCTACGCGACCTGGATGTTCTTTGAACGAGCCTATAGGTCTGTAAAAACCTGGAACCTTAATATGTTTACTCTAATTGGGATTGGCGCCGGGGTGGCCTGGATCTTCAGTCTTGCCGGATTAATATTCCCGGATTTCTTTCCGACTCAGTTCAAGACCGAACAGGGTACCGTACATGTTTATTTTGAAGCTGCAACTGTTATCCTTACACTTGTCCTCTTAGGTCAGGTTCTTGAAGCAAGAGCCCATAGCAGAACCAATTCTGCGATCAAGGAACTTTTAAAACTGGCACCTAATACCGCTACCCGCGTTAAAAATGGAACTGAAGAGACCATTGCCGTGGATAAGATCGAAAAAGGAGATGTCTTAAGAGTTAAACCAGGCGAAAAAATACCTGTAGATGGATTTATAGAAAAAGGAAAAAGCAGCATAGATGAATCTATGATCACAGGGGAACCAATACCTGTAGATAAGATTGAAGGTGATAAGGTAAGTTCAGGAACCATTAATGGAACGCAAAGTTTTACAATGGTTGCGGATAGGGTAGGTGACGAAACCTTATTGGCACAGATCATTAAGATGGTTAATGAGGCAAGCAGGTCGCAGGCTCCTATACAAAAACTAGCTGACAGGATATCGGCTTATTTCGTGCCGATAGTTGTGATGATCTCTGTGATCACCTTTATAATCTGGGCGATCTATGGTCCGGAGCCGAGCTATGTCTATGCACTTGTTAATGCTATTGCAGTGCTTATAATAGCCTGTCCCTGTGCGCTTGGGCTGGCTACACCTATGTCTGTAATGGTTGGAGTAGGTAAAGGCGCCCAAAACGGTGTTCTCATCAAAAATGCCAGGGCATTAGAGCAGATGAATGAGATCGATACTCTGATCATTGATAAGACTGGAACCATTACCGAGGGGAAACCTTCAGTAGAACATATAGTTTCGGTTAGTGAACAATATTCTGACAAAGAACTTATTTCCATCATCGCTTCTTTGAATTCTCAAAGTGAACATCCGTTAGCTCTTGCCACGGTAAATTACGCCAAGGATCAGGGGCTTAGTTACAGCGAGGTTACCGAATTTAATTCGGTAACCGGGAAAGGTGTACATGCGCAATTCGAAGGTAAAAGACTTGCGATAGGGAATGATAAAATGATGCATTATGAAGATGCAATCATAAAAGATGAAATACAACAAAAAGTCGTTACTGAACAGGAAAAGGGAAAGACCGTATCCTATCTCGCAATAGATAAGAAAATAGTGGGATATATTACTATTTCTGATGCGATAAAGAAAACAAGTAAAGAAGCTTTAGAGGAGCTACAGGCGCATGGTATTGAGGTGATCATGTTAACCGGAGATAATGAGAGAACAGCTTCTGCGGTGGCGGGAGAACTTTCTTTAAAGAATTTCAAAGCCGGAATGGTGCCTCAGGATAAGATGGAAGAGGTTAAAAAACTTCAGCAGCAGGGCCGAAAAGTTGCTATGGCCGGCGATGGAATAAATGACGCTCCCGCGCTTGCTCAGGCAGATATCGGAATCGCTATGGGTACTGGAACAGATGTAGCTATTGAAAGTGCAGAGATGACCCTGGTAAAAGGTGATCTAAAAGGAGTGCTGAAGGCTGTGCGATTGAGTGAGAAAGTGATGAAGAATATAAAGCAGAATCTATTTTTCGCGCTTGTATACAATACCGTTGGTGTTCCGGTTGCTGCCGGCGTACTTTACCCAATATTTGGACTATTGTTATCTCCGATGATCGCTGCACTGGCCATGAGCTTTAGCTCGGTATCGGTAATTGCAAATGCGTTGAGATTGAGAACTGCGAAGTTGTAA
- a CDS encoding permease → MQDFLSSWGEAAYTSTGFFWMALWAFIVGYIISSSIQVFVTEKRMQRTMGKDESKSVLLGTFFGFISSSCSFSALASTKSLFKKGASFVSSIAFLLASTNLVIELGIIISIFLGWQFVVGEYVGGILLILISWLIIRLVNPKKLIKGARKRLEDEDDDEDNSDKSWKKKMKSETSWAKVSQQYAMEWKMVWKDVTIGFTIAGIVAAFVPDSFFQTLFINSGQGNEDLGFFTILEHIIVGPVAAFLTFIGSMGNIPLAALLFGKGVSFAGVMAFIFSDLVVFPILRINAKYYGWKMSFFILFLLFTSLIVTSLALHYGFNFLNLLPDPSGVKITQSDHFKIDYTFWLNMVFLAISGYLGYLGFFKRDDVMFMKEMAPKSKTLEKTLKYIALVCYVWLAGGLIMKFFVA, encoded by the coding sequence ATGCAGGATTTTCTAAGTTCATGGGGAGAAGCAGCTTACACCAGTACAGGTTTTTTTTGGATGGCCTTATGGGCCTTTATCGTAGGGTATATCATAAGTAGTAGTATACAGGTCTTTGTAACCGAAAAGCGTATGCAGAGAACCATGGGTAAAGATGAATCCAAGAGTGTATTGCTTGGAACCTTCTTCGGATTCATAAGCAGTTCCTGCAGTTTTTCAGCTCTGGCAAGTACCAAGAGTCTTTTTAAAAAGGGAGCGAGCTTTGTGTCTTCAATAGCTTTTTTGCTGGCTTCTACTAATCTGGTAATCGAACTGGGAATCATCATCTCTATTTTTCTTGGCTGGCAATTTGTGGTAGGAGAGTACGTAGGAGGAATATTGCTTATTCTGATTAGTTGGTTAATTATCAGGTTGGTTAATCCCAAGAAGCTGATCAAAGGAGCTAGAAAGCGACTGGAGGATGAAGATGATGACGAGGATAACTCCGATAAATCCTGGAAAAAGAAGATGAAGTCTGAGACCAGTTGGGCCAAAGTTTCTCAGCAATATGCTATGGAGTGGAAGATGGTGTGGAAAGATGTCACCATAGGATTCACTATCGCAGGGATCGTTGCGGCCTTTGTTCCGGACTCATTTTTTCAAACACTTTTCATTAACAGCGGTCAGGGTAATGAAGATCTTGGTTTCTTCACCATTCTGGAACATATCATCGTAGGGCCTGTAGCTGCGTTTTTAACTTTTATAGGATCTATGGGGAATATTCCTCTGGCGGCATTACTATTTGGGAAGGGTGTGAGTTTTGCCGGGGTGATGGCTTTTATCTTTAGTGACCTCGTTGTGTTTCCAATTCTTAGAATAAATGCGAAATATTACGGTTGGAAAATGAGTTTCTTTATCCTGTTCCTTCTGTTTACCTCGCTAATAGTAACCTCATTGGCTTTACATTACGGATTTAATTTTCTGAATTTGCTGCCAGATCCATCCGGAGTTAAGATCACCCAAAGCGATCATTTTAAGATAGATTATACCTTCTGGTTAAATATGGTATTCCTGGCGATCTCTGGTTATCTTGGATATCTTGGGTTCTTTAAAAGGGACGATGTAATGTTTATGAAAGAAATGGCTCCAAAGAGTAAAACGCTCGAAAAAACATTGAAGTATATTGCGCTGGTTTGCTATGTGTGGCTAGCGGGTGGATTGATCATGAAATTTTTTGTAGCATAA